The nucleotide sequence CTGAGGTTCAATCGAGTTCAAGTCGCCCCATTTGCCGGTACGAATAATTTTCGACTTGACAAGCATATATCTCCGCTCACACACAGCCACTCGAGTGGCGGTTCATTTACAACGATTTCGCATCCCAGCCACATGGAAACCACAAATTTCGCGCCACATAAAGCAACCGCTAGAAGAAAAGCAAGGAAAAACGCGGATAAACCAAattgaaaaatacaaaaaaaaaaggaagagaaaaaaatgaaaacaaacaaGAGGCTGCAGCTTCCATTTATTTGttgctgtttgttttttcGCCATTCAACTAATTGCTATTAATAAAAAGAAACAGCTTCCAGCAGGTGAGACGCTATTTGGCGGCATCTTGGCATCTTGGCATCTTGTGTGGCCCGCTGGATGGAAAGCACTACGGTCGATCGGAATGGCCAAAAAGCCGTACAATGGGGCCCTTAGCCACCACAATCTTGTTAGCCCAGATGTGGAAAGTCAGCCCTATCCATTGTCTGGCGAAAAGAGAGGAAAGCTGGTTGGCCAAATGGGAGCTCATCtgtgattatgtttttatggGGCTTCCCACACCTGTTGATTTGGTTTTCGGAATTCCGCGGGCCAAACTCCGCACGATTTGACTCGACTTGAAAAACCGATATATGCACAGATGCACGTTAATTCAGATTTATTGCATTTACAGCCACTAATTGTTTGAGCTACCTGCAATTAAACACGCGCGAGTACGAACaacacaagcccataaaataATGTTTATGTTTGACGAAAGGCAAATACTCTGGCGTTATGTTTGTATATAGGCATGGTGAGTTACTGAACACTTTATTCCGATTGGCAAAAAGTATGTGGCATAGTAAAACTGTGTGTTAAAGCCAAAACAAGCCTCAATAAATTTACCTAATTAAAATGCCTACCTTTTCGAGCACTGATTAAGTCataaaattgtaattttaactTACATACCTAATCccctattaattaattattttcctaTTAGAAAGTAAGACTTCTCTATGTCAAAgtcttcagttaaaatgtatTGTAACACTATTTTTTGTagcatatattttgttctatACAAGTTAACCTCTGTTTGCCAATAACTACTTATAAATTACCACGAGGTTGTTGATCTACGactagttttattttaaaaatggaaagccACATCTTAAGTAAACATTTGTTAAgtaacatatttaaatcacAGTGGCGTAATAGCCCCATAAAAGTGGTAATTATCCAAAAAGTATAAAGTGTATGCTTAaagtataaaaacaaatattaagtAAAAACAAATGGGTGGGTTGAACTATTCTGGCTGGGAATTCGTCAAAAATCTTTAGAGAACTTTTGGTTCCAGTTGGGTAGCCAAAGTGAGACCCGCATGAGAAGTACATTAACCCTAGACAGACAGTTGTCGAAACAGAAACATTTGCTTTTAAAGTTTGTCAAACTAATTACCCTTGGAGCCTCTGTGCTGTCGCCAGTTTGTTACGCAATAGCAGGCTGAAACTCCAACGATATAGATATAGACGTCGATATCTGTATCCCCTGGCAGTTACTCAACTTGAGatgaaataacaataaaacaattaattatATGGGCATCGACAAAGTCAAATTGCCTGTCTGCAGCAGTCTCTTTGTTTGACAAAAGCTAGGCAAAACAGTTCGCATGTGGCAAGCCATTGCCATTGAAATTGCCATTGCCACTGTCAgtggcaacagcaacacacAGGCAACACGAGCAACAAATGCAACACAAGAGCAACCAACATAAACTTGGAGATACAGGAAACACACAACAGCCAAGGCAGTAGATAAATttgagcagcagcagcatcagcttGCAAACGTGCGACTCGAGTTGCTGCTGTGCAGCAACACTGCTAggagcaacatcagcaacatcagcagcagcagcaacagctggCTAACCACTTGAAGCACTTTCGTTTTCATCTGATCGCCAGTCGGGTGGAAAGCGCCTTTTGGTTGTTGGTTGCTGGTTGTTGGTAATGTAATGCGCGCATCTTTAAGACACGCCGCATTGTAGTTGCTGCTGTttcttctgctgctgctgctgctggcatGCAAATGCCGACCGATATCGATCTGTGAAGTTGTCCGGCCTACCATTTGTCTAATTGTCGAGTTTCTCGAACTCTGGCCAGAGCATCCGCCGATCGAGGGGCACATGTTGCCGCTGTGATGATGATGCAATTGCATTGCCATTGAATAACAAGCAAATGCAGCAGTGAAATTGCAGCCCCTGCACTCGCGTTACATTCAAGGTCCCGAACTTCGATTTCTCCCGACTTTAAGACCAACCTCAGCTCCAACTCCAAACTCCAGCTGATCTACGTGCCCAGTTTGTCTGCCCTGACCAATTGGTACGTTGCCGTCTTGACCCGCAATGCTTCCGTCGATTGTCATCGCATCGGGGGCTCAGAGGCATGCGTAAAAACTTATTTATATCCACTGGCTGTCTTTACGATTTCAATTAAATGCCAAAGCACACAGccattattgttattattattattttcgcAACACGGCGGGAAAGTTCCCACCAACCGAGCAACCAAACAACCAAAGCTTTTCCTCGATTGGGCAGGCGATTTGGGGGATTTCGAGTTTCTGATTTTGATTATCCGGTGGGTACAAGTATTCGTCCGTCATCGTCAAAAGGCGCCTCTTAATTGAACAACAACGGAAAATGCCAAACAAATGCCAACGCCCACCACAACAAATTGACAAGCAGCGTCTTTTGGCTTAAATGATCAATCGGCTGCACAAACAAAACTTCCCCAGACGATGCAGTTGCCGTAGGTTGTTgcttgttgctgttggtgttgcaTTAACAACTTCCCCATTGGCTTTGTATATGTTGCTGTGGTGCAGCAACAAGCAACATGACTTATGAGTTTGTGCATCAACACGGAATTCGAGTTGCTGCTGGTGATGTTGCTGCTTGTATTGCTGCTGCATCGCGTAATGAAAACGAAAGTAACTCGCACTCACATACAGACAGGCACTCACTTGAGCACCGGATCGGGCAGCCACACGCCACATCATTCACTCTCTCAACTGGGGGGCTGACCGGAATTATGCGCATATTTTAAACTAATCGCAATTAAACTAATCACTTGACATCTTACATTGAAACAGGCGTTGAATAGCTGCCCACTAATTACTCACTTAAATGGCACACATACATAACCGGCATGGAGTAGGGAAAAAATGCACTCCAAATGCCGCAATGACACAAAGTGGCATTCGGACGGCAATTAATGGGTAGCAGAACAGATCGAATCGAGTCCTATATGTAACATACGAGGCGATCCAATGTTGTGCGACCTATGCAGCCGTTCGCATTTAAATTAGATTAGATAATTGGTGGAATCGTTCGAGCGGCGTCACGAATGTGAGATCAAATGGCAGCGCCTCTCTTATCTAACTATCTAGTataatatatcatatatcGTTTACGGCCACCGAGCTTATTCTAATGTCGAATCGAAATCGAATTCACAGACATCAATAGCTCTCTCACAGCGGAATCGCCTTATAAGCATGCCAAAACGAAAAtagaagtaaataaataattatggtAATGACCCAATTGTATGACTTAATTTTGCAATTACCACAGTTTTACATTTACTTGGCAGTTACAATGCCCTGCTCGCATGCAATCAGCACTTGTTTTTGATATGGGGCTCATTTGGCATGCATTCAGAGGATAGTAATCAAAAGTTGCAAAATAACTTAGGGAAGTTTTCCAGCTCTTAAGTGTTAAACTCaaatttaacaaaacaaaacgCTCTTTTATCTCATTCTATAGCATTTGTAAATATAACatgataaataaattatgGTAATCGCTAGCGCTTTGAGCGTATAGTCTATTTTTAGTATGATAGTAACAGGTtctgttttaaattttctttatatttgACGTCTATCACGTAGGCTCAAGAATTTATTCAACGATCAACTCAGGTTTAAACATTAATCAGTAACCTAAAAGTATAACGTTTTAAGATCAATGATAAGGCATTGAAGGCGTGaaaagtttaattttaatcaggaaataaatatcaaaacaaAGTAATATCATCATTTTATACACCGATGAATATGCAAATGAACTTGAGATGATGAAATCTTCAGGGGTATTCAAAGCCCAACCAAACATTAAGCCGAATTCATTGCCTGAATGAAGCGAAATAATCATTATTTGCTGCCTAATTTATGCTCTTGTATTGCCACTTTCCATGGTAAATGATTTCCGTGGGTTGAGCCGGGCCAACTTACCCTTTTTTCCACCATCACCAACTCAGCTGGCCATCATCTATGCGGGTTTTGATTGCCCCCCAACGTCCCGCTGCCTTTTCACTTTCGTTGGCTtcgcttttgttgttgttactcGAGCGGGGGCATGCCACATCGCAGTCGACGGCGACGTCAACGTCAACGCCGCTGCCATCGAAACGGTAAATGTTTGCTGGCAAACCCGAGCAGAGCACAGTTGCATTTTGGCGCTCGTCCCCAGCGATTCGCACTCGCACATCTGGCGCCAAAACCAAAAAGCCAAAAGCCTGAAAAGCCCGAATCAAAAGCCGTCAAAACACCAAACTACGCTAAACGTCGCGCATGCGCACACGCGCGCCCAACGAAATCGAAAACGAAAAGCAGTCAAAGTGACCGTTATTAACGTGAACCCCCCTCCAGCATCTAAAGTTGTTATATAATCGAGAGTGGAAACTGGAGAACCGGGCTTCTggccacaaaaataaaaacccaCCAAACCTCCAGCTTCTGCGTACAATTCGCCATGTCGTCGCCGCCCAACCAGCGGACTAATTAATGCGCGCTCGTGGAAAGAAAAGCAAAGCGGAGCTGGAAGACCTCGTAAATTATAATACTTAAGGCCGGAAAAAAGCGCTGGGGCCGCGAGACGCGATCCGCCTTCGTTCCCAGTTCCCAGTTGCCTTTCCGATCCCCGAAACAGTCCCACCggaaagcaaaaaaaaaagcaaaccCTCTACCGCCCATTTGACTGGCAGCGTGAAAGTGAAAAGCATCTGGTCATCGGCAGCAGGACAAAGCTAGAgccacagatacagatactataTAGAGATACGATCCGTAAACGGCCTCTGTGGGTCAGTCATGCGCGCGATGAGCAGCTGAGCTGCGCCAGCTGCCCGAGGAGCGGCCACCAAGATGATGAAGCCATCTCAATCACAATCACAATCGCAGTCACAGTCAGAGTCACGGCCACAGTCGCGGTCACACTGGCAGTGCCACTGGCAGATCCCAGTGGCAAACACCGCGACCTTGAGCTGGCTGTGCCTCCTGCTGCTGTTGCCCTCTTCCAGGCAGTTTGAGACGGGTAGGTTCAAAACCATAGGATAATACGagatataataaatacatCTGTTATAATGTTGGCAAAAAAGAATGTTACAAAACGATCTATTTAAGTAGCAAATATCAAAAATACTTTTATACCAATCTAAtcctataattttttaacatctgtGATTATACTTTTTCAATCATAAcagattacaaaaaaaaattccatttaCATATAACaccatttttaaattagttttcaCCAAGAAGCCCTATCTTGCTAATTAACGTCATTGAAAAATACATACGAACCACTTTAATTGATCGCTTTAGTTTTATTCCCGCGTTTATAGATAAATTAACTCGTAAACAAAGCACAAATAATAAACAAGATTGATCGATGGCAATTGGTATCTCAacacttaaattaaattactaCCATAAAAGGTGGCGAAAATATGAAACGAATATTATTAATCACGTTTTTAAAGCTTGAActtcaaacaaaaatgtaaattagTTGTTTCCGCGGAATTATATGAAgctaaaattattataatttaaaaatgaagtTTACATACTGTGAATAATCGTTAAAACTAACATTCTGTGaataatcattaaaaataacATGCTGTGAAAaagcatttaaattaaatggcTTACATTATACGCAACCGAATATACTTTGCAGACTGCGGCTGTCGCCCGTCACGTCGAGGACCGCGGATAATTGCCGGAGCTGCCACGAACGAGGGTCAGTTCCCCTGGCAGGCCTCCCTGGAGCTACTGCATCCGTCGCTCGGATTCCTGGGCCACTGGTGCGGGGCGGTGCTGATCCACCAGTATTGGATACTCTCCGCAGCCCACTGCGTTCACAAGTGAGTTTATGAACCGCAACTCTGAAACCCGGATTTTAATATGTGAAATACCTTACCTTAGCGATCTCTTTAACCTGCCCATTCCACCGCTGTGGACGGTGGTGCTGGGCGAACACGATCGCGATGTGGAATCCGGCAACGAGCAGCGCATTCCCGTCGAGAAGATCGTGATGCACCACCGCTACCACAACTTCCGGCACGACGTGGTGCTGATGAAGCTCTCCAAGCCGGCGGATCTCGAAAGGCCCTCCAATATACGACGCATTTGCCTGCCCTTCCTCCTCGCCGAATCCCAGGATGCTGCCCCTGCGGAAACAGTGTCCCCATCTCAATCGGCCGACGAGGATGTGCTCATCCAACAGCTGGATCTGGAGGATGTGCCCGAGAAGATCGACAATTTCCTGCGCAGCATTCAAAGTCGTCGACGCTACCGGAATGTCACGGCTCCCAGCATGAAGGAGCTGATGAACATGAAGATCCTGAGCAGGATGCGTCAGGCTCTGGCTCAACGCTCCCCGCGCACTTTGAAACGCTCGCGAAGACGCAACGACAAGCTCATGAAGCTGGGTCCACGGAGAGGGGGTTTTGAGGATTCTGCAGAGCAGAAATACCTCAAGGCCAGTGAGGTCAGTGAGCCAAAGGAAATGGCCTTTGTGGAATGCGTGGCCACGGGCTGGGGCAAGGCCAATATCAGTGGTGATCTCTCCAATCAGCTGCTGAAGACCCAGGTGCCACTGCATCAGAATGGCAGGTGAGTCAACTTTAGGTTGCCCCTTACCCAAGTTAATTGAAATTCAATACTCTATGAAACCGGAATGATGTGTTGGCAGAGCGCCGGCACAGATAATTTGTATCCCATGGCCCAGCCTAAACTGACCAAAGTACCTGATCTTAACTCTTTTCAGGTGCAAGGACGCCTACGGCAGCTTTGTAAACATCCACGGCGGTCACCTGTGCGCCGGCAAGCTGAATGGCGAGGGCGGCACCTGCGTGGGCGACTCTGGTGGACCACTGCAGTGCCGCTTGAGCCGCGACGGACCCTGGATCCTGGTGGGGGTCACCTCCTTTGGCTCCGGTTGTGCCCTGGAGGGTTTTCCGGATGTCTACACTCGCACCTCGTACTACATGAAGTGGATCGAGGATACGATCGCCGCCCACTGAATCAAGGATCAACACAAGGATTAGATAGCTATCGACCTGTATTTATCGAGTGCAAGCTCAGCTGTACATTGCTTACTGTTACCACTCTAACTTTAGCCCTAGCTTATAGTTATTGTTAACTAGTACGTAGGCAAGGACGTTCCCTAAGTTGTTTCCGATGAGCACAATAATTTACACCGAATCTTAAGCCTAAATATCACAGTGTTGCCCCTTCTTGAGTTGAGGTAAGCATTCCGATCCTGGGTTACGCCTTGGCCAACTTAGGAATGATGGTGCCGCCGCCGAAGAGCAGATTGAGCTGCTCCTCCGGATCCAGCTGAAGGGAGGATTTCCTCAGCCCAGTGGCCAAACTAAGTCCAGCATTGATCACCTGAATCGCCGTGCCCCGCTCAATCTGATCGACCTTCTGGAACTGCTTGGTTGGTGGCCAAATGCAGAGCATCAGGGCGCTGCACAGCTGGTAAACGCCGGCCAGCAGCATTCCCAAGGCAGCGCTCCACTGCAGCAGCGGGAAGCCCCACTTGATGCCATGGATGAGCAGGCGCAGGCTCAGGCACAGGACATCGATGTTCAGGTCCACCCAGAGCAGGGGCAGGACCATGTTCTCGAAGGGCGACATCATCCGGTTGAAGTTCACCTTGCCCACCACCTGGTTGGCTTGCAACCGCAGGTGAGTGCCCTGCATCGGAGCTCCCAGTTGCTGGAATTGAATAGGTATCATAAGATTGGCCAATTTGGGTTACTTTCTATATAACGTACCGGTTGCACGACGAAGGTAGATGTGAAACGCGCTTCATCGGGCTGAAGGCCTTCGAATGGCTCCAGTAGACTGGGATCGGCATGCATGAAATGCGGATACGTAATCGCTAGAGGAATGTCTGGAAAAGTGATAGGAGTCTAGCTTATTAAGATGTTTCTATTATTATTGGGTCGTTAGTACTCACTGTAGTAACAGGGTGACACGCTTCCCACTCCCTTCTTAAGGCAACGGTTGTTTTTGCAGTAGCACGAGGAGTTGGTGTTGTCCACGTCGCTATCGAAGGAGTCCGGCTCCATCACGAACTCGTAGGCATCGAGACCATTGTACCTGGTGGTGCGATTGAACTTCACGGGGAGTCGACGGCAGAAGGTTCGCCTGTACAGAAAGAACTCGTCGTTCTCATCCATGTCCAGCGGGAAGAGTGTGGCATCATGGCTGCCCCAGATGCGATTGCACATGGTTCCACTGAAGGAGTAATGAAATTGTTAATCTTCTACTAGGAAATAATGTTTCTACAACACTAACTTTGTCTCCTGGTTGTAGTCCCAACCTTTGAATCCACGTTCTCCATTAACGCTGTCCACAGTGTAACCTCGAGGAGCATCAGTTACCCTCACTCCATACTTGTCCTTGGGCTCCGGCAGGTTCATGTTGAACACATTGCTCTCATTTCCCTCCCGGAAGAgctaaaaattaaacaaaaggtCCATTGAAATAGGTTTCCTACTTACACCTTTAAATGAGAGATGCTTTACCTTCTCCATTATGCCGAAGCTCTTGAAGTCAATCCAGTTGGGCACGAACCGAGATGCCAGTTCCACCAGGTGATCCTCGTATCCCCACATGTAGTCGTGGACACTCATCTCCAGCATGGGCTGCGAGTCCAACTGCCTGGTGATGGCACTGAGTCCCAAAGCGGCGAACATCGATAGACTGGAGGCCAGTGTGGTCACTCCCATCAGCGGAATGTTAGGTGCCCGGATGCGGTCGACCTTGGGATCGCCCACAGATCGTTCCGGTGCAAAGACATACTCCCGTTTTGGTACAAAAGTGATGGTATTGTTGGGCTCGTTGTAGGTGACGTTGTGGTTGCTCAAAACCTCCTTGTAAACGTAAGGTCCCACTTCCTGGAGCTGCAACTTGGATGCCCTGCCCGCCGTGAACTCATCGACATTGGTGTAGTTGAACATGTACACATTAATATACACATCCAGCGGTGGCGACAGCCACAGTCGGTGGAGCAGGGCGCCTGGTTTCAAGCTCAATTGCTGcaagaaaaatattacaaaaatttagttttatatCTCTACCTGTTCGTACAGAATCACTGATCTTGCAGAACTAACTTTATTTTGATTGAATAACAAAGGTTGACCTACAGAAAtatcttttgtttaatttgtatAGCGTGTGCTTGAACAATAAATGGGTTTGGATTGTCCATGAACACCATTTGATATTGATAGAATACTGAGAAAAGTATTAACTTAGCATTTTTAAGTAGTTTACATTTTTGATTATCAAGGAAATATTTACAAGATAATTTGTTAAGAAACTGAAATGCTTCTAAGCTATTTAAAATAATGGGCCTGTAACATTTGTATCTACTAAGTATCGGTACACTTGGAATACATTTATTCTTAATGCGAATATTGAGATAGCTCTACAAAATACAAGTTTGTTTTCTATCTTGACACTGTAATTAAGTGATTAAAGTTGCTAATTGATATGACTATAAATCATATTTATTATCGGAAATCGCTGTAGTATTTTAGTTGTTTAGTCTTACCGCGTCCAGGATGCTTTGGAGTGGGTCCGCGATGAGGACCAGTGACCCGAAGAACAGCAGGGTCATCCCGAGGGCAGCGCTGCGCAGCAGCTCTGCAATAAAATAGATCACCGGGTGAGTTATGGTCATGCGAGCGCCGTCAGCTGAAGTTGAACTGGTTTGGCTCCAGTTCCAGTTTGTCGATAGCGTGCGCCCCCCATCATGCCATTGACCTTGGTGGCGGATCCGATCCGAGATGCAATCGGACCGAGATCTGCGACCTACCTCAATGGCAGGAGCAGGAAGGGAACAGCAGCTCCAGGCcaaaatttaataaacaaaacgaTGACAACCGGCAGACGACACAGCCGGCAGACGATGACGATGCCCAAAAACGGTGGCGGTTCAATGAACGTTCTTCGATTTTATAATCGCAAAAGCGGGGGAAGGTGATACctgcactcaaaaaaaaatacaaaaaagcTAAAAAATCCCATAATTCTAGTTTACTGCCCTTGCGATCTCAGACATTTTTTCCGGcaattttaatatattgtctaaatttAAAAGCCATATTACTCGTTTATAGACGGCACTGCCAACTGGTTTTAGCAAAATCGCCGACTTTTAACCATAAAGATAAACAAAaagtatttgttttttttatggtTACACCTTAAATTTAGGAATAGTTTATTTTCCCACTGTCACTGCCTTGTTTGATTTGTTTCTTGTTAAAGCAGGGGAATATGCTAGGTTGAAAAGTGAATTGCGACTGATTGTGTGTTTTGTTTACACCAATTGGATAAGTTTGCCGCTCCTAGAAAAGTCGTAAAAATCCAGTTTCACTGACCTTGTTTGgaatattaattaaaagtaCGGAAGATGGGCAAGGCAATCGAAGCATATCAATCTAGGCTGCACTTCTACTCATATTTACTTGAAGTGAAATCACTCACTTTACGACCGAAACTCGTTTGTTCTCACCTTCCGCGAAGATTATTGTCTTTGCCCAGGTGAAATTCACTTCCGCACTCGAAATCTGCCCGGAAATTGGTGAGAAGTCGACGAATCCAGAGCGTGGTCGCACCCAAAATTCTCCTTTGACCGATTTTCAGCGATCATGGCCGCACCACGAAGATCACGTTTAGTTGGGGGCGACCCATAAATCAAACGCACAATCTGGGCTCACTTATCGGTACATAAATCGTTTAGCGAATTCTcgcaataaaaacaaaagcagaAAAATCCCCAATCTGTGGAAATAGAAACCGAAAGCGGCGACCGATAGATACAGATACACCTGCCAAGATCAATGAACTGACTAGATACCTAGATGCCTAGCACGCCCCTAGCTCGCTCCAAAATGGCACGATCCCACAGCATCTGCGATCTGCGGCCGAGATCGAAAAGCAAACAGCATAAACTCATTAACCATTTCGCTTCGGTGTCAACTTTGGTGTCATAAATAGGTTCAAGACTTcacaatcaaaacaaatagcGATGATACATGACAAATTATGCATGGCGCCGATGAAACCAGAAATCCAAACATATATTCCATTGGTAGGAATTACGAGTGTGCACGGGGAAAAATTGTCTTTAAATATATCTATTATTTAAGTTAGAATGGATTTTGatctttaaataatatttatattttattaaatttaatttttgaatataatttttctttttcttcatttggttataaaaaataaatttttaaattggtcGTTCTTCTTAAATTAGATAGCATTACCTCTTCTGGACTACAAATACCTTAATTGATTAATATTTCCCCATGATATTATTTATCCAACTATACCTACGATAGCTCTAAGTTCTTACAATGTTCTCTATCTTTATGTTTTTAATTCTTagataaatttataaaaattctaTATTCTTTTTAATTATTCTAAATGTTCATAAATAATATGTGCCTTAATAACTTAAGGGTTTAAAAAATTTGAGAAAATACCTTCAACGTATAAAGTTAAGAACTCCTAGTACCCAAAATTTTCAATATATATGTAATTTTTTCCCGTGTAATCTTAGATGCTTATGCTTATCCTTGCCTTGAGTGTGACAGCCGAAATTCCCGAACTTTGGGCCCACCCATAAATTAGGCCGCACACAAAGCGCTCCGAAATTATTCTGCTGCAATGGAATGACCAATGCCAAAATCCACACGCAGAGTGGCAAAACCACACGAAAATCTCCGCGGGCTGGCAAAAAGTGGAGCTTGAATCGAATTGCGCAACAATTGCACCGGCGAAGTAAAGTCCGCTTGACGTCGATAGAAAGATTGGCGggccgaaaaaaaaacacacacataaGATACTGAGACAAGACACGGCATCATGAATGAAAGACGCTTGTCTCGATCGCAGCAGCTGATTCAGTGAGCTGTGAACTTGTTTGCGACGGCAAAACAGCAAACAGCCAAGCAGTAGCTCAATATCAGGCGGGATCGGATCGGATATATCAGTTACTAAGTATGAGCTTGACGGCTGACGACCGAC is from Drosophila suzukii chromosome 3, CBGP_Dsuzu_IsoJpt1.0, whole genome shotgun sequence and encodes:
- the LOC108015672 gene encoding lysosome membrane protein 2 isoform X2, yielding MTLLFFGSLVLIADPLQSILDAQLSLKPGALLHRLWLSPPLDVYINVYMFNYTNVDEFTAGRASKLQLQEVGPYVYKEVLSNHNVTYNEPNNTITFVPKREYVFAPERSVGDPKVDRIRAPNIPLMGVTTLASSLSMFAALGLSAITRQLDSQPMLEMSVHDYMWGYEDHLVELASRFVPNWIDFKSFGIMEKLFREGNESNVFNMNLPEPKDKYGVRVTDAPRGYTVDSVNGERGFKGWDYNQETNGTMCNRIWGSHDATLFPLDMDENDEFFLYRRTFCRRLPVKFNRTTRYNGLDAYEFVMEPDSFDSDVDNTNSSCYCKNNRCLKKGVGSVSPCYYNIPLAITYPHFMHADPSLLEPFEGLQPDEARFTSTFVVQPQLGAPMQGTHLRLQANQVVGKVNFNRMMSPFENMVLPLLWVDLNIDVLCLSLRLLIHGIKWGFPLLQWSAALGMLLAGVYQLCSALMLCIWPPTKQFQKVDQIERGTAIQVINAGLSLATGLRKSSLQLDPEEQLNLLFGGGTIIPKLAKA
- the LOC108015672 gene encoding lysosome membrane protein 2 isoform X1; its protein translation is MKLFTNKNQRNAKLLRSAALGMTLLFFGSLVLIADPLQSILDAQLSLKPGALLHRLWLSPPLDVYINVYMFNYTNVDEFTAGRASKLQLQEVGPYVYKEVLSNHNVTYNEPNNTITFVPKREYVFAPERSVGDPKVDRIRAPNIPLMGVTTLASSLSMFAALGLSAITRQLDSQPMLEMSVHDYMWGYEDHLVELASRFVPNWIDFKSFGIMEKLFREGNESNVFNMNLPEPKDKYGVRVTDAPRGYTVDSVNGERGFKGWDYNQETNGTMCNRIWGSHDATLFPLDMDENDEFFLYRRTFCRRLPVKFNRTTRYNGLDAYEFVMEPDSFDSDVDNTNSSCYCKNNRCLKKGVGSVSPCYYNIPLAITYPHFMHADPSLLEPFEGLQPDEARFTSTFVVQPQLGAPMQGTHLRLQANQVVGKVNFNRMMSPFENMVLPLLWVDLNIDVLCLSLRLLIHGIKWGFPLLQWSAALGMLLAGVYQLCSALMLCIWPPTKQFQKVDQIERGTAIQVINAGLSLATGLRKSSLQLDPEEQLNLLFGGGTIIPKLAKA
- the LOC108015656 gene encoding trypsin-1, which translates into the protein MMKPSQSQSQSQSQSESRPQSRSHWQCHWQIPVANTATLSWLCLLLLLPSSRQFETDCGCRPSRRGPRIIAGAATNEGQFPWQASLELLHPSLGFLGHWCGAVLIHQYWILSAAHCVHNDLFNLPIPPLWTVVLGEHDRDVESGNEQRIPVEKIVMHHRYHNFRHDVVLMKLSKPADLERPSNIRRICLPFLLAESQDAAPAETVSPSQSADEDVLIQQLDLEDVPEKIDNFLRSIQSRRRYRNVTAPSMKELMNMKILSRMRQALAQRSPRTLKRSRRRNDKLMKLGPRRGGFEDSAEQKYLKASEVSEPKEMAFVECVATGWGKANISGDLSNQLLKTQVPLHQNGRCKDAYGSFVNIHGGHLCAGKLNGEGGTCVGDSGGPLQCRLSRDGPWILVGVTSFGSGCALEGFPDVYTRTSYYMKWIEDTIAAH